Within Thermus sp. CCB_US3_UF1, the genomic segment GCCGGGCCTTTGACCGGGCCTTCCTGGAGGAGCTGAAGCGGGCCGAGCGCTACGGCTACCCCCTCTCCCTGGCCGTCTTGGACCTCAAGGGCTTCAAACAGGTAAACGACCGCCTGGGCCACGCCGCCGGCGACCTGGCCCTCCTCAAGGTGGCCGAGGCCCTCACCCGGGAAAGGCGCAACGGGGACCGCCTCTTCCGCTGGGGGGGGGACGAGTTCGCCGCCCTCTTCCCCCACACGGCCAAGGAAGGAGCCATCGCCGCCGCCTTCCGCTACGCCCGGGCCATTGAGGGGGTCTGCCTCCAGGGGCTCTGCCTGGGGGTGAGCATCGGGGTGGCCACCTACCCCGAGGACGGGGATGTCCCCGATGCCCTCCTCTCCGCCGCCGACACCCGCATGTACCAGGCCAAGGCCCAGGGGCTTGCCGTGGTGGCCTAAGTTTCCCGGAAGCGGTATACTAAACCCAGCCTCGCCATGGACGGCAGCCTGCCCCGGGCCCTTTTTCCCCTGCTCCGTCAGGGGCTTGGCGGGCTTCCCGATAGCCTGGAAGCGGTGGCCCGGGCCCTTTCCGCCCACCGGGCCTACCTCTTCCGCCTCGAGGCCCGGGGGAGCACGTGGTACGCCTCCCAGCTGGCGGAGTGGGCCGGGGAAGGGACCAGCCCCCAGATCCAAAACCCCGACCTCCAGGACCTGCCCATGGAGGAGGCAGGCTACGGCCGCTGGCTGGAAGCCTTCCTGCAGGACCAGGCCATAGGGGGCCCGGTGCGCACCTTCCCCCAGGCGGAGCGGCCCCTCCTCGAGGCCCAGGAGATCCAAAGCCTCCTGGTGGTGCCCATCCGGGTGGACGGCGCCCTTTGGGGCTTCCTGGGGGTGGACGACTGCCAGAGGGCCCGGGGCTTCACCCCGGAAGAGGAGACCCTTCTCCGGGTGATGGCCGAGGCCCTAGCCCGCACCCTGGAGCTTTGGGAAAGGACCCGCTGGCTGGGAAACCTGGTGGAAGCCTCCCCCTTCTACCTGGCCCGCCTAGGCCCAGAGGGCACCTTGCGCTACGCCAACCCCGCCCTAAGGCAGGCCTTCCCCCAGGGGCTTTCCCTGCCCGTGGAGGAAGCCCTGGCCCGCCCGGGCCGCCCCTGCACCCTCACCGCCCAGGGGGCGCGCGCGGTGGAGTGGACCCTGGTGGCCATCCCGGGGCCTGGGCCCAAGGCCCTGGAGGTCCTGGCCCTGGGGATAGACGTCTCCGAGCGGGAAGAGGCCCGCCTCCAGGAGGCCCGCTGGACCGCCTTCCGTCGCAACCTGCTAAGGGTCTACGAAACCCTGATGGCCGAGGGGCTTTCCGACTCCATCTTTGGCCTCATCCTCGAGGCCGCCTTGGACACCATCCCCAGCGCCCAGGCGGGGAGCGTCACCGTCCTCATGGAGGACGGGAGCTACCACTTCGTGGCCGCCAAGGGGTATGACCTCGAGGCCCTGCGCCAGGTGGCGCTCCGGCCCGAAGAACCCCTTTCCCTCACCGGCCACGCCGAGGCCCAGATCTTCACCTGGCGGGACCTCCAGCGCTTCAACGCCCGACTGGACCCAGAGCGCCGCCAGGTGATGGAGGAGGCGGGCCGGGTGGGCGAGATCCAGGCCATCCTCTCCGTGCCCGTCTACCTGGCCGGGGAACGGAAGGCCTTCTTGTACCTGGATAACCTGGAGCGGGAAGACGCCTTCGGCCCCTTGGACCTGGAGCTGGCCCAGGCCTTTGCCAGCCAGCTCGGCCTCCTCCTCAGGCGGCTGGAGCTGGAGGGGCAGCTAGAGCACCTGGCTTTCCACGACCCCCTTACGGGCCTGCCCAACCGCCTCTTCTTCCTGGAGAAGCTGGCCCAGGCCCTCAAGGAGGACCCCCGGAGCCTGGCCGTCCTTTACCTGGACCTGGACGGCCTCAAGCTGGTCAACGACCTGGACGGCCACGCCGCCGGGGACGAGGTGCTGCGGGCGGTGGCGGGGAGGCTCAGGGCCGTCCTCCGCCCCCGGGACCTGGTGGCCCGCCAGGGAGGGGACGAGTTCCTGGTCCTCCTCACCGGCCTCAAGGCCCCCGAGGAGGCGGTAGGGGTAGCGGAAAGGCTGCTGGAGGTGGTCCGCCTGCCCATCCCCGTGGGGGAGCGGGTCTACCACCTCACCACCTCCTTGGGCATCGCCCTGGGGGAGGCCGGCCTCTCCCCGGGGGAGGTTCTGCAACGGGCCGACCTGGCCCTCTACCGGGCCAAGGGGGAGGGGAAGGACCGGCTGAGCTTCTTTGAAGCCCACCTGCAGGAGGCCCTGCGCCGGGAGATGGGGCTCCTGGAAGCCCTGCGGGAGGACCTGGAAAGGGGCCAGGGGCTTTGGCTTGTCTACCAGCCCATCGTGGACCTGCAGACGGGCCAAAGGGTGGCCCTCGAGGCCCTCCTGCGCTGGCGGCTGGCCCCCCCCTCCGAGTTCATCCCCTTGGCCGAGCGCCACCGCCTCATGCTCCAGCTGGGGGCCTTCGTCCTGCGGCAGGCCTGCCGGGAAAGGGAGGGGCACGGCCTGCCCGTGCACGTGAACGTGAGCCCCCAGGAGCTCCTGGACCCCACCTACCCCCAGCGGGTGGCCGAGGTCCTGGAGGCAACGGGCTGCCCCCCCGAGGGGCTGGTCCTGGAGGTCACCGAGTCCACCCTCATCCCCGACGAGCGGGGGCGGGATGCCAGCCAAAGCCTCCAGATCCTGCGGGGCCTGGGGCTACGGGTCTACCTGGACGATTTCGGCTCCGGCCACTCCAGCCTGGAGCGCCTGGCCCACCTCCCCGTGGACGGGGTCAAGCTGGGCCAGGCCTTCACCCAGGCCCTGGGCACCCCCCCAGACCCCTCCTCCCCCGCCGCCCGGCTGGTGGGGGCGGTTTTGGCCCTGGCCCAGGCCCTGGGCCTCACCCCCATCGCCGAGGGCATTGAGGACGCCCGGGCTTTGGCCTACCTGAAGGCCCTGGGCTTCCCCCTGGGACAAGGGTACTTCTTGGGCCGGCCCGCCCCCCTCTACAATGGGGACCAGTGAGGCTAAGCAACCCCTGGAAAATCACCCTGGCCTACGCCCTCTTCTCCCTGGTCTGGATCCTGGGAAGCGACCGCCTCTTTTTGAGCCTCTTCCCCATGGCAGAAGAGCTCACCCGTTGGCAGACGGGCAAGGGCCTGGTCTTCGTCCTCCTTTCCTCCGGCTTCATCCACCTCCTGGCCAGCTTCCTGGAAAGGGCCCAGCGGCGGGCCGCCGAGGCCTTGGCGGCCTCGGAAAAGCGTTTCCGCGCCCTGGTGGAAAACGGCCGCGAGCTGGTCTACGTGGTGGACGCCCAGGGAAAGCTCCTCTACGCCTCCCCCAACGTGGCCCAGGTGCTGGGCTACGATCCCTTGGGCTACACCCGGGAAAGGCTATCTGCCCTGGACTTCGTCCACCCGGAAGACCGCCTCTACGCCGAGGCCGTGCTGGAGGACCTCCTCCGCCACCCCGGGGCCACCCGGGAGTACACCTTCCGCATCCTGGACGCCGCGGGCCAGGTCCGCCACGCCCGGGTCTGGGGCCGGAACCTCCTGGAAGACCCCGCGGTGGGGGGCATTGTGCTCAACGTGCGGGACGAAAGCGAGCTGGAAGAGGAGCGGGCCCGCCTGCAAGGGCTTTTGGAAGCCCTTCCCGGCCGGGTCTACCAGGCCTTTGTCCCCGAAGGGGCCGACCCCGCCTTCCTCCCCCTGCGCTACGCCTCCCCCCAGGCCCAGCGGATCCTGGGCTACCCGCCGGAAGAGCTCCAGGAAAACCCCCAGGCCTTCTACGCCCGGGTCCACCCCGAGGACCGGGCCCAGACCCAGGAGGTCTGCCGGCGGGCCGTGGCCCGGCCAGGGGAGGTGCAGAGCGTCACCTACCGCTTCTGGCACGGAAAGAAGCAGGCCTGGGTCTGGCTCCAGGACTCCCTGGTCTATGACCCCCTAAGCCGCCTCCTCACGGGATACGGGAGCGACGTGACCGAGCTGAAGGAGGCCGAGGCCCGCTTCCGCCTCCTCTTCCAAGCCCACCCCCTGCCCAT encodes:
- a CDS encoding EAL domain-containing protein — encoded protein: MDGSLPRALFPLLRQGLGGLPDSLEAVARALSAHRAYLFRLEARGSTWYASQLAEWAGEGTSPQIQNPDLQDLPMEEAGYGRWLEAFLQDQAIGGPVRTFPQAERPLLEAQEIQSLLVVPIRVDGALWGFLGVDDCQRARGFTPEEETLLRVMAEALARTLELWERTRWLGNLVEASPFYLARLGPEGTLRYANPALRQAFPQGLSLPVEEALARPGRPCTLTAQGARAVEWTLVAIPGPGPKALEVLALGIDVSEREEARLQEARWTAFRRNLLRVYETLMAEGLSDSIFGLILEAALDTIPSAQAGSVTVLMEDGSYHFVAAKGYDLEALRQVALRPEEPLSLTGHAEAQIFTWRDLQRFNARLDPERRQVMEEAGRVGEIQAILSVPVYLAGERKAFLYLDNLEREDAFGPLDLELAQAFASQLGLLLRRLELEGQLEHLAFHDPLTGLPNRLFFLEKLAQALKEDPRSLAVLYLDLDGLKLVNDLDGHAAGDEVLRAVAGRLRAVLRPRDLVARQGGDEFLVLLTGLKAPEEAVGVAERLLEVVRLPIPVGERVYHLTTSLGIALGEAGLSPGEVLQRADLALYRAKGEGKDRLSFFEAHLQEALRREMGLLEALREDLERGQGLWLVYQPIVDLQTGQRVALEALLRWRLAPPSEFIPLAERHRLMLQLGAFVLRQACREREGHGLPVHVNVSPQELLDPTYPQRVAEVLEATGCPPEGLVLEVTESTLIPDERGRDASQSLQILRGLGLRVYLDDFGSGHSSLERLAHLPVDGVKLGQAFTQALGTPPDPSSPAARLVGAVLALAQALGLTPIAEGIEDARALAYLKALGFPLGQGYFLGRPAPLYNGDQ